Proteins co-encoded in one uncultured Draconibacterium sp. genomic window:
- a CDS encoding alpha-L-fucosidase, with protein sequence MNNTLKYKIIVLLLLVGFGQLAAQEKPLNLNRPEREQWFAGLGFGMFIHWSLDVQLGMVISHSLVGASDDYVNRYFNELPKTFDPESFNPAVWAKAARMAGMKYMVFTTKHHNGFCMYDTKTTDFNIMNTPYGKDITKEVVDAFRKEGLAIGLYFSPDDFHFLYKQGRLISRTRPESFASNNEPLKSYVKEQMRELMTQYGKIDIVFLDGMEQSGKTAVAKVCWEVNPDVVVTRGAIETPEQETPNKPIPLPWEACYTFGDQWQYRPTNEHYKSANDVIQKLIEIRAKGGNFLLNFGPDKEGRFPKEQESGLNEISLWMFINHEAFGNTVPFGVTSESNVWFLKKKGENTVYAFLLEKDWPLGDRKTYDLQAVKAGNNAKISVLGQNSKVLEYHPETDPMPTIKNTKEGIEISVMRTQRIYNDRKWPNPVVVKLENVFSRNQNE encoded by the coding sequence ATGAACAATACTTTGAAATATAAAATTATTGTGCTCTTGTTACTTGTCGGTTTTGGGCAACTGGCCGCACAGGAAAAGCCCTTGAACCTGAACAGGCCGGAACGTGAACAGTGGTTTGCCGGTTTGGGCTTTGGAATGTTTATCCACTGGAGCCTGGATGTGCAACTGGGGATGGTGATCAGCCACAGCCTTGTTGGGGCTTCCGACGACTATGTGAACAGGTATTTTAACGAACTTCCTAAGACTTTTGATCCGGAATCGTTCAACCCTGCTGTATGGGCTAAAGCAGCCCGGATGGCTGGGATGAAGTACATGGTATTCACGACCAAACACCACAATGGGTTCTGCATGTACGACACGAAGACAACGGACTTTAACATCATGAACACACCGTACGGGAAAGATATTACTAAGGAGGTCGTGGACGCCTTCAGGAAAGAGGGACTGGCAATTGGGCTTTACTTTTCACCGGACGACTTTCATTTTTTGTATAAGCAGGGCAGGCTCATCTCAAGGACAAGGCCGGAGTCATTTGCTTCGAACAATGAACCATTGAAGAGCTATGTGAAGGAACAGATGCGGGAGCTGATGACCCAATACGGAAAGATCGACATTGTGTTTTTGGACGGCATGGAACAATCAGGCAAAACAGCGGTCGCAAAGGTGTGCTGGGAGGTCAACCCCGATGTGGTCGTTACCCGGGGAGCTATTGAGACACCGGAGCAGGAGACGCCCAATAAGCCCATCCCTTTACCCTGGGAGGCCTGTTATACCTTTGGCGATCAATGGCAGTACCGGCCAACGAACGAACATTATAAGTCAGCCAATGATGTGATCCAAAAACTGATCGAGATCAGGGCAAAAGGCGGGAACTTCCTGTTGAACTTCGGGCCTGATAAGGAGGGCAGGTTCCCGAAAGAACAGGAAAGCGGGCTGAACGAGATCTCGCTATGGATGTTTATCAACCACGAGGCATTCGGGAACACAGTCCCTTTTGGGGTGACCAGCGAATCCAATGTATGGTTCCTGAAGAAAAAGGGCGAAAATACAGTTTATGCTTTTCTTTTGGAAAAGGACTGGCCATTGGGGGACCGAAAGACCTATGACCTGCAAGCGGTCAAGGCAGGGAATAATGCGAAGATTTCTGTGTTGGGTCAGAACAGTAAAGTGTTGGAATACCATCCGGAAACTGACCCAATGCCAACCATTAAAAACACAAAAGAAGGGATCGAAATATCGGTGATGCGGACACAACGGATCTACAACGACCGTAAATGGCCCAACCCGGTTGTGGTCAAG
- a CDS encoding glycoside hydrolase family 3 N-terminal domain-containing protein: MNLKPLTGNKMIKFLSALVLIFSISAPSSLQAQKKGIYHDGWIDFNKNGRMDVYENPKATIEARITDLLEQMTVDEKTCQCATLYGYKRVLKDEMPTEGWKNEIWKDGIANIDEELNGLKKTKYSYPFSKHAEAVNSIQRWFVEQTRLGIPVDFTNEGIHGLNHDRATSLPSPIAIGSTWNKGLVRQAGEIVGGEGKALGYTNVYAPILDLARDPRWGRVVECYGEDPFLVAELGTQMAEGIQSQGVASTLKHYAIYSVPKGGRDGDARTDPHVAPRELHEMYLYPFRKVVEQAHPLGVMSSYNDWDGAPVTGSYYFLTTLLRNTYGFRGYVVSDSGALEFLAIKHHVAGDIKEAVRQAAEAGMNVRTNFSPPGDYILPLRELVNDGELSMATLDRNVSDVLRVKFELGLFDHPYVEKPKQADQTVAHGTEGFMLDMARQSLVLLKNENGLLPLDLKSLNNILVTGPLAIDTTVYVSRYGPQNLEVGTVLEGIKSYVGSKAKVDFSLGSTVVDNNWPDSEIVSTPLTKTEQQRIDQAVAKAKKADVVIAVMGEDEMRCGESRSRTGLGLPGRQLQLLQALKETNKPIVLVLINGRPLTINWENRYISSILEAWFPNTEGPKAIAQTIFGDYNPGGRLPVTFPKSVGQIELNFPFKPSSQAGQPASGPNGSGKTSVVGFLYPFGYGLSYTEFEYGNLVISPTQGHTQQEIQVDVDITNAGKYKGDEVVQLYVKDLVSSVTVYDTRLRGFERVTLDPGQTRSVHFTLKPEALQLLDKSIDWTVEPGEFEVLVGSSSEDIRLTGKFELE; the protein is encoded by the coding sequence ATGAATCTGAAACCATTAACCGGAAATAAGATGATAAAATTTCTATCGGCACTTGTCCTGATTTTTTCGATAAGTGCGCCAAGCTCATTACAGGCTCAGAAAAAAGGTATCTATCATGATGGCTGGATTGACTTCAACAAGAATGGCAGGATGGATGTGTATGAGAACCCAAAGGCCACGATCGAAGCTCGCATAACCGACCTTTTGGAGCAGATGACCGTTGACGAAAAGACCTGCCAGTGTGCCACACTCTATGGTTACAAACGGGTGCTTAAGGACGAGATGCCGACCGAAGGTTGGAAAAATGAAATATGGAAAGACGGGATTGCCAATATCGATGAGGAATTAAATGGGTTGAAGAAAACGAAGTATTCCTATCCTTTCAGCAAGCATGCCGAAGCGGTCAACTCCATCCAGCGGTGGTTTGTCGAGCAGACCCGTTTGGGCATCCCAGTGGATTTTACCAACGAAGGCATCCATGGGCTCAACCACGACCGGGCAACCAGTCTACCTTCGCCCATTGCCATTGGTAGCACTTGGAACAAGGGGCTGGTCAGGCAGGCGGGTGAGATCGTTGGGGGGGAAGGGAAAGCCCTTGGATATACCAATGTCTATGCGCCCATCCTTGATTTAGCGCGCGATCCACGCTGGGGAAGGGTCGTTGAATGTTATGGTGAAGACCCGTTCCTGGTTGCCGAACTGGGGACACAGATGGCAGAGGGCATCCAGTCGCAGGGGGTGGCCTCCACCTTGAAGCACTATGCCATTTACAGTGTTCCAAAAGGGGGCAGGGACGGCGATGCGAGGACAGACCCCCATGTTGCCCCGCGCGAACTCCACGAAATGTACCTTTACCCTTTCAGGAAAGTGGTCGAACAGGCGCACCCGTTGGGTGTCATGAGCAGCTACAACGACTGGGACGGAGCCCCAGTCACGGGAAGCTACTATTTTTTGACCACTCTGCTCCGTAATACCTATGGTTTCCGGGGATACGTGGTCTCCGATAGTGGGGCGTTGGAGTTTCTGGCGATTAAACACCATGTGGCAGGTGATATTAAGGAAGCCGTGAGGCAGGCTGCTGAAGCCGGTATGAACGTTAGGACAAACTTTTCCCCGCCGGGAGACTATATCCTGCCGTTGCGCGAACTGGTGAATGATGGCGAACTTTCGATGGCTACCCTGGACAGGAATGTAAGCGATGTGCTGAGGGTGAAGTTTGAACTGGGATTGTTTGACCATCCATATGTCGAAAAGCCCAAACAGGCCGACCAGACCGTCGCGCATGGAACCGAAGGCTTTATGCTGGATATGGCCCGGCAGTCGCTGGTACTGCTCAAGAATGAAAACGGACTGCTCCCACTCGATCTGAAATCATTGAACAACATATTGGTTACAGGGCCACTGGCCATTGACACCACTGTTTACGTGAGCCGGTACGGGCCACAAAACCTGGAAGTGGGTACCGTTCTTGAGGGCATAAAAAGCTATGTCGGTAGCAAGGCCAAAGTTGATTTTTCTCTGGGGAGCACGGTTGTGGACAACAACTGGCCCGACAGCGAGATCGTCTCAACTCCTTTAACGAAAACGGAACAGCAGCGCATAGATCAGGCTGTTGCCAAAGCTAAAAAGGCAGATGTGGTCATTGCCGTTATGGGTGAAGACGAAATGCGTTGTGGCGAAAGCCGGTCACGGACAGGGCTTGGCCTGCCCGGGCGGCAGCTTCAATTGTTACAGGCGCTGAAAGAAACCAATAAGCCAATTGTACTGGTACTGATTAATGGGAGGCCGCTGACCATTAACTGGGAAAACCGATACATTTCTTCAATTCTGGAAGCCTGGTTCCCAAATACAGAAGGGCCAAAGGCGATCGCTCAAACTATTTTTGGGGATTATAACCCTGGCGGGAGATTACCGGTGACTTTCCCAAAATCAGTCGGGCAGATCGAACTGAACTTCCCGTTCAAGCCCAGCTCCCAGGCAGGGCAGCCTGCATCGGGTCCGAATGGTTCGGGAAAAACCTCTGTGGTCGGTTTTCTGTACCCTTTCGGATACGGCTTGAGCTATACAGAATTTGAATATGGCAACCTTGTGATATCACCAACACAAGGCCATACCCAACAGGAAATCCAGGTTGATGTGGATATAACCAATGCCGGGAAATATAAAGGGGATGAAGTGGTGCAACTGTATGTGAAAGACCTGGTCAGCAGCGTAACGGTTTATGATACACGGCTCCGGGGCTTTGAGCGGGTAACCCTTGATCCCGGACAGACACGATCAGTCCACTTTACCCTGAAGCCCGAAGCCCTGCAGTTGTTGGACAAAAGCATAGACTGGACGGTGGAGCCAGGGGAGTTTGAGGTGCTGGTCGGTTCCAGTTCCGAGGATATCCGGCTGACCGGTAAGTTTGAGTTGGAATAA
- a CDS encoding glycoside hydrolase family 95 protein, translating into MKFSFCAMILMFAVTSCGPSKTGQKNVLWYKQPAYKWMEALPLGNGRIGVIAFGTVGKERLQLNEESLWAGAPENPYPKDAREHYKEFQQMNLDGKYDEAMKYAMHNLAVSPTSFRSYEPLGDLYLQFAGQDTYDSYKRKLDLQTGIFTVEYKINGKKFIRESFISTKYDVLFYRFYSPDNEKTSCTIDFERSRDISKNTIQNKILEIAGQVVDDSTGYDDNPGGSGKGGLHMKFFTHIGAVADNGTVRIEGDQLVVENSSAFTVILSTATDYNINKMDFDRNIDARQKSLDKLTAALNTPHDKIKEDHIRYTSGIFDRVFLDIEGESADSLPTDKRIELMANGENDVGLERLFFQYGRYLLMSSSMGRGVLPANLQGIWNKDMWAPWESDYHLNINLQMNYWPAEVCNLSESVNPLTNFMVQLSERGRETSKKLIGSDGWMAHHATNPFGRTTPSGSSKKSQVANGYCFPLAGAWMSLTIWRHYEFTRDKEYLKEKAYPMIQGAASFILDFLQENDKGELVSAPSYSQENSYLNPATGKPQLNTMASTMDIEIIRDVFNACLKAEKVLNVDNLSGPIEKAMNKLPAIKVGKDGTIREWYKDYQEIESGHRHISHLYGLYPSNQIITQTPKLFEAAEKTIEKRLSSGGGQTGWSRAWVINFYARLSKGDKCLKNLDELIGQQLSPNLFDLHPPGIFQIDGNLGGTAGIAEMLLQSQEPGKIYLLPALPSRWKNGEVKGLKARGNFTVDIDWKDGKVEKATIFSPIGGSTTVYAEGKAQKVTLEVGESIQIFDKQ; encoded by the coding sequence ATGAAGTTTAGTTTTTGTGCTATGATATTAATGTTTGCAGTGACCTCCTGCGGCCCATCAAAAACGGGTCAAAAAAATGTACTGTGGTACAAACAACCGGCTTACAAATGGATGGAGGCCCTTCCGTTGGGCAATGGCCGGATCGGGGTGATAGCCTTTGGAACGGTCGGAAAAGAGCGGTTACAACTCAATGAAGAAAGTTTATGGGCAGGAGCCCCCGAAAATCCCTATCCCAAAGATGCCAGGGAGCACTACAAGGAATTCCAGCAAATGAACCTTGATGGGAAATATGACGAAGCCATGAAATACGCAATGCATAATTTGGCTGTTTCACCAACTTCGTTCAGATCTTACGAACCTTTGGGGGATTTGTATTTGCAATTTGCGGGTCAGGACACTTATGATTCTTACAAACGGAAACTGGATCTACAAACCGGGATTTTCACGGTTGAGTATAAAATCAATGGGAAAAAATTCATTCGCGAATCTTTCATCTCGACCAAATATGATGTTCTGTTCTACCGGTTTTATAGCCCAGACAATGAAAAGACATCGTGCACCATCGATTTTGAGAGGAGTCGGGACATTTCTAAAAATACAATCCAAAATAAAATATTGGAAATTGCGGGACAGGTAGTGGATGACAGCACGGGTTACGATGACAATCCCGGAGGATCGGGCAAAGGAGGACTGCACATGAAATTCTTCACCCATATCGGGGCAGTGGCGGATAATGGTACAGTCCGTATTGAAGGCGATCAATTAGTGGTTGAAAACAGTTCTGCATTTACAGTCATTTTAAGCACGGCCACTGACTACAACATCAACAAAATGGATTTTGACAGGAACATTGATGCCCGGCAGAAGTCCCTGGACAAGTTAACAGCAGCACTGAATACCCCACACGACAAAATTAAAGAAGACCACATCCGGTATACTTCCGGGATTTTTGACCGAGTGTTTCTGGACATCGAAGGGGAATCTGCGGATAGTTTGCCCACCGACAAGAGGATCGAATTAATGGCCAATGGGGAAAACGATGTCGGGCTGGAGCGCCTTTTCTTTCAGTATGGCAGGTATTTGCTCATGTCCAGTTCTATGGGAAGGGGCGTTTTGCCGGCCAATTTGCAGGGGATATGGAACAAAGATATGTGGGCACCTTGGGAGTCCGATTATCACTTGAACATCAATTTACAAATGAACTATTGGCCTGCCGAGGTCTGTAACTTGTCGGAATCGGTGAATCCCTTAACCAATTTCATGGTTCAGTTGTCTGAAAGGGGAAGGGAAACATCCAAAAAGTTAATTGGGTCAGATGGCTGGATGGCGCACCATGCCACCAACCCTTTTGGACGGACAACACCTTCCGGGTCAAGTAAAAAATCGCAGGTAGCTAACGGGTACTGCTTCCCATTGGCCGGGGCATGGATGTCGTTGACGATTTGGCGGCATTATGAATTTACCCGGGACAAGGAATACCTCAAAGAAAAAGCCTATCCGATGATCCAGGGCGCAGCCAGTTTTATCCTCGACTTTTTACAGGAAAACGATAAAGGGGAACTGGTCTCGGCTCCTTCTTATTCGCAAGAAAACTCCTATTTGAACCCCGCAACGGGCAAACCCCAGTTAAATACCATGGCCTCGACCATGGATATCGAGATCATCCGGGATGTATTCAATGCCTGTTTAAAGGCAGAGAAAGTATTGAATGTGGACAACCTTAGCGGCCCCATCGAAAAAGCAATGAATAAACTTCCCGCGATCAAAGTGGGGAAAGACGGTACAATCAGGGAATGGTACAAAGACTATCAGGAAATAGAGTCAGGGCACAGGCATATCTCACACCTCTACGGGCTATACCCATCCAACCAAATAATTACGCAAACCCCAAAACTTTTTGAAGCTGCGGAAAAGACAATCGAAAAGAGGTTGTCGTCCGGGGGCGGGCAGACCGGTTGGAGCAGGGCCTGGGTGATCAACTTTTATGCGCGTTTAAGTAAGGGGGACAAATGTTTAAAAAACCTGGATGAACTGATCGGGCAGCAGTTGTCCCCCAATTTATTTGATCTCCATCCACCTGGGATTTTTCAAATAGACGGAAATTTAGGAGGGACGGCTGGCATAGCTGAAATGCTTTTGCAGTCGCAGGAACCAGGTAAAATCTATTTGCTCCCTGCGCTGCCCTCACGCTGGAAGAATGGCGAGGTAAAGGGGCTCAAAGCAAGGGGGAACTTTACGGTGGATATTGATTGGAAAGATGGGAAAGTTGAAAAAGCCACTATTTTTTCGCCAATAGGTGGATCCACTACAGTTTATGCTGAAGGGAAAGCCCAAAAGGTCACTTTAGAAGTTGGAGAATCAATTCAAATTTTTGATAAACAATAA
- a CDS encoding glycoside hydrolase family 97 protein, producing the protein MKLTSFLVIGNKYYNYLFLVFFFLLIAFPGLSKSSSFELISPDHQIEVKVELGDKIYYSISIGSQVLMENSFLGLEMEDETLGKKPKLIGSKTSTIDENIHRVIPLRNSVINNHYNVLLLKFKGDYSVEFRAYNDGIAYRFITDKGNKTLEILNENVHLQFPETFDAVVSPTKSFKTSYEISYVKTGTNEFSGLEKSTLPVLIDAKGGYKILISEADLFEYPCLFLKGKEGNSMEGTFAKYPLEFGADGDRSVKIQKEAHYIAKTKGKRTFPWRVFMISTDDRQIFENEMVFKLSRPNELGDTDWIKPGQVAWEWWHGRRLFGVDFKSGCNTDSYKYYIEFASKFGIPYILMDEGWSQDTQDPFTPNPNIDLFELIKYGQSKNVKIILWLSWLTVENHMELFSTYSDWGIAGVKIDFMDRSDQWMVDYYERVAREAAKNHLFVDYHGAFKPAGMDRALPNILSYEGVVGMEQNIWGGRATTENNAYLPFIRNVVGPMDFTPGAMKSVHPEDYKSTWTNPVSIGTRVYQMALYTVFESGLQMLADNPFYYYQEKECTDFITNVPVVWDETKVLDAKAGEYFVVAKKSGGKWYIGAITNSEKRSLNLDLSFLDEGLNYTMTAFKDGVNANVQAMDYKKIMRKVKKGDILKIELVRDGGWVAQLE; encoded by the coding sequence ATGAAATTGACTAGTTTTTTAGTAATCGGTAATAAATATTACAATTATCTATTTTTAGTTTTCTTTTTTCTTTTGATAGCCTTTCCCGGACTATCAAAATCTTCGTCCTTCGAATTGATTTCTCCTGACCACCAAATAGAGGTCAAGGTTGAATTGGGAGATAAAATTTATTATTCAATCAGCATTGGAAGTCAGGTTTTAATGGAAAATAGTTTTTTAGGACTGGAAATGGAAGATGAAACCTTGGGTAAAAAGCCAAAGCTTATCGGAAGCAAAACAAGTACCATAGACGAAAACATTCATCGGGTTATTCCACTCCGTAACTCAGTGATCAATAACCACTATAATGTTCTTTTATTGAAATTTAAGGGCGATTATTCTGTTGAGTTTCGGGCTTATAACGATGGGATCGCTTATCGCTTCATTACCGATAAAGGAAACAAAACGTTGGAAATCTTGAATGAGAACGTTCATTTACAGTTCCCCGAAACATTTGACGCAGTGGTTTCTCCAACAAAATCATTTAAAACATCTTACGAAATTTCCTATGTAAAGACAGGAACCAATGAATTTTCTGGTCTTGAAAAAAGCACCTTGCCTGTTCTGATTGATGCAAAAGGTGGATATAAGATATTGATTTCTGAGGCAGATTTGTTCGAATATCCCTGTTTGTTTCTTAAGGGCAAAGAAGGGAATTCGATGGAAGGGACCTTCGCTAAATACCCTCTGGAATTTGGGGCAGATGGGGACAGGAGTGTAAAGATACAAAAAGAAGCGCACTACATTGCTAAAACAAAGGGCAAGCGTACTTTTCCCTGGAGGGTTTTCATGATCAGTACTGACGATAGGCAGATCTTCGAGAATGAGATGGTATTTAAACTATCCAGACCGAATGAATTGGGAGACACAGATTGGATCAAGCCAGGACAGGTGGCTTGGGAATGGTGGCATGGTCGACGTCTTTTTGGTGTTGATTTTAAATCGGGCTGTAATACGGATTCTTATAAATACTATATTGAATTTGCCTCAAAATTTGGCATCCCATATATTCTTATGGATGAAGGATGGTCGCAAGATACCCAAGATCCATTCACACCAAATCCGAACATTGATTTGTTTGAATTGATCAAATACGGGCAATCAAAAAATGTAAAGATTATTCTTTGGCTCTCTTGGCTAACAGTTGAAAATCATATGGAGTTATTTAGTACCTATAGTGATTGGGGAATTGCCGGTGTGAAGATTGATTTTATGGACCGTAGCGATCAATGGATGGTCGACTATTATGAGCGGGTGGCACGGGAAGCAGCAAAAAACCATCTCTTTGTTGATTATCATGGGGCTTTTAAACCGGCAGGAATGGATCGGGCCTTGCCAAATATCTTGTCTTATGAGGGAGTAGTTGGTATGGAACAAAATATTTGGGGAGGACGCGCGACGACTGAGAACAATGCCTATTTACCATTTATCCGAAACGTGGTTGGTCCAATGGATTTTACACCCGGAGCCATGAAGTCTGTTCATCCTGAAGATTATAAATCAACCTGGACAAATCCGGTAAGTATAGGAACCCGGGTCTATCAAATGGCATTATATACAGTTTTTGAAAGTGGACTGCAAATGTTGGCGGATAATCCATTTTATTATTACCAGGAAAAAGAATGCACTGATTTTATTACGAATGTTCCGGTTGTTTGGGACGAAACAAAGGTGCTGGACGCCAAAGCGGGAGAGTATTTTGTTGTTGCAAAGAAAAGTGGAGGCAAGTGGTATATAGGAGCCATTACAAATTCTGAAAAGCGCAGTTTGAACCTGGATTTGAGTTTTCTTGATGAGGGATTGAATTATACGATGACAGCCTTCAAAGACGGTGTGAATGCCAATGTTCAGGCGATGGACTACAAGAAAATTATGAGAAAGGTAAAAAAGGGAGATATACTGAAGATTGAGCTTGTTCGGGACGGTGGTTGGGTAGCTCAATTAGAATAG
- a CDS encoding glycosyl hydrolase family 28 protein: MILRLLVFAAFITSCLSIAAQKPGGTNAADFGFSPNATGVENVKALQKAVDQGGTIIVSQPGTYKVAGTTYVGSNTTLEFGNGVILKKVDEAGPFTHVLLNKGALTRTYDEHIVIKGLNVSVNHVLKAFDEVFGLRGQIAFFYIKDLKIEGFRCSDIENPQFGIHVCTFEDMVIDNVILKGTKDGIHLGRGNRFTISNAVIETVDDAIALNAHDYATSNPELGWIENGVVKNCYDLSGDQKLVGFFCRILAGGWIDWHKDMKVQNADAVVSNGRIYRVDGIMPNGKPDGKEYTSETRPTHTEGTKVLDGIKWVMVQKGDEHVAGVRNVTFRDIYLEKPRVGFSIHFDNGIWSRSYYPGAEIPMQKQLVFDNIRVLHDGTKEFLGVDTPIDAITICNSSLKNGGIKFRSNKAMPDYFPTAINIYGTVFNTKGQMTLLDNTVDNKIIHLNTSSNIETSSDFSAKVNPGKGTITITSDLNGLKK; the protein is encoded by the coding sequence ATGATTTTAAGACTTTTAGTTTTTGCTGCATTTATTACATCATGTTTGTCGATAGCTGCCCAAAAACCGGGGGGCACAAATGCGGCAGATTTTGGATTCTCGCCAAATGCCACAGGCGTTGAAAACGTGAAAGCATTGCAAAAAGCGGTCGACCAGGGAGGGACAATAATCGTGAGCCAACCGGGAACCTACAAAGTGGCCGGAACAACTTATGTTGGGAGCAACACTACCCTGGAGTTTGGCAACGGAGTCATCCTGAAGAAAGTGGACGAGGCCGGGCCTTTTACCCATGTTCTTTTAAACAAGGGAGCTCTGACCAGAACATATGATGAACACATCGTCATAAAAGGATTGAACGTAAGTGTGAACCATGTGCTCAAAGCGTTTGATGAAGTATTTGGCCTGCGGGGACAAATTGCTTTTTTTTATATTAAAGACCTGAAGATCGAGGGGTTCAGGTGTTCTGACATTGAAAACCCCCAGTTTGGGATCCATGTTTGTACGTTTGAAGACATGGTTATCGACAATGTTATTCTTAAAGGTACCAAGGACGGGATCCATTTGGGGCGCGGAAACCGGTTTACCATCTCCAATGCGGTGATTGAAACCGTTGACGACGCCATTGCCCTGAATGCACATGACTATGCCACCTCAAATCCTGAATTGGGCTGGATTGAGAACGGAGTGGTTAAAAACTGCTATGATCTTAGCGGTGACCAAAAGTTGGTTGGTTTTTTCTGCCGGATACTGGCTGGTGGCTGGATCGATTGGCACAAAGACATGAAAGTTCAGAATGCAGATGCTGTGGTGTCGAATGGCAGGATCTACAGGGTTGACGGGATTATGCCAAATGGCAAACCGGACGGAAAAGAATATACTTCTGAGACACGCCCCACACATACCGAAGGGACAAAAGTTTTGGATGGGATCAAATGGGTGATGGTGCAAAAAGGCGACGAGCATGTTGCCGGGGTCAGAAACGTGACCTTCAGGGACATCTATCTGGAAAAGCCCCGGGTAGGTTTTTCCATTCACTTTGACAACGGTATTTGGAGCCGTTCGTATTACCCGGGAGCTGAGATCCCTATGCAGAAGCAGTTGGTTTTTGACAATATCAGGGTGCTGCATGATGGCACAAAGGAATTCCTGGGTGTGGATACCCCAATTGATGCGATCACGATCTGCAACTCAAGTTTGAAGAATGGTGGCATAAAATTCCGCTCCAACAAGGCAATGCCGGATTACTTTCCAACTGCAATCAATATTTACGGAACGGTTTTCAATACCAAAGGGCAAATGACTTTGCTCGACAATACTGTTGACAATAAAATTATTCACCTGAATACTTCAAGTAACATAGAAACAAGTAGTGATTTTTCTGCCAAAGTAAATCCCGGGAAAGGGACGATTACTATCACTTCAGACCTCAATGGGTTAAAAAAGTAA